One genomic region from Ammospiza caudacuta isolate bAmmCau1 chromosome 1, bAmmCau1.pri, whole genome shotgun sequence encodes:
- the RNF152 gene encoding E3 ubiquitin-protein ligase RNF152, with product METLSQDSLLECQICFNYYSPRRRPKLLDCKHTCCSVCLQQMRTSQKDLRCPWCRGITKLPPGYSVSQLPDDPEVIAVIAIPHTSEHTPVFIKLPSNGCYMLPLPLSKERALLPGDIGCRLLPGSQQKSLTVVTIPAEQQPLQGGLPAEAGAEEPDRRGAVKSSTWSGVCTVILVACVLVFLLGIVLHNMSCISKRFTVISCG from the coding sequence ATGGAGACCTTATCCCAGGACTCTCTGCTGGAGTGCCAGATTTGCTTCAACTACTACAGCCCCCGCCGGCGGCCCAAGCTGCTGGACTGCAAGCACACCTGCTGCTCCGTGTGCCTGCAGCAGATGAGGACCAGCCAGAAGGACCTGCGCTGCCCCTGGTGCCGTGGGATCACCAAGCTGCCTCCGGGGTACTCTGTGTCACAGCTGCCCGATGACCCCGAGGTGATCGCCGTCATCGCCATCCCCCACACCTCGGAGCACACCCCTGTCTTCATCAAACTGCCCAGCAATGGGTGCTACATGCTGCCCTTGCCTCTCTCCAAGGAgcgggcgctgctgccgggAGACATTGGCTGCCGTCTCCTGCCCGGTAGCCAGCAGAAGTCCCTGACGGTGGTGACGATCCCTGCGGAGCAGCAGCCGCTGCAGGGCGGCCTTCCCGCCGAGGCGGGAGCGGAGGAGCCAGACCGGAGAGGCGCTGTGAAAAGCTCCACCTGGTCGGGGGTGTGCACTGTGATCCTGGTGGCCTGCGTCCTGGTCTTCCTCCTGGGCATCGTCCTCCACAACATGTCGTGCATTTCCAAGCGCTTCACGGTGATCTCCTGCGGCTGA